A portion of the Pseudomonas sp. PSE14 genome contains these proteins:
- the nadC gene encoding carboxylating nicotinate-nucleotide diphosphorylase → MPNLTLAELSGEIQANVRAALAEDVGSGDITAQLIPAERNAAARIITRENATVAGSAWVDEVFRQVDPRVQVKWQVKDGERVSADQTLFTLEGPARALLTGERSALNFLQLLSGTATRARHYADLVDGTGVKLLDTRKTLPGLRLAQKYAITCGGCHNHRIGLYDAFLIKENHIAACGGIAQAITEAHRIAPGKPVEIEVEDLAELRQALDAGADIIMLDELSLDDMRTAVALTAGRAKLEASGGITEATLRTVAETGVDYISIGTLTKDVKALDLSMRLSL, encoded by the coding sequence ATGCCGAACCTCACCCTCGCCGAGCTTTCCGGGGAAATACAGGCCAACGTGCGCGCCGCCCTGGCCGAAGACGTGGGCAGCGGCGACATCACCGCCCAGCTGATCCCCGCCGAGCGCAACGCCGCCGCACGCATCATCACCCGCGAGAACGCCACCGTGGCCGGCAGCGCCTGGGTCGACGAGGTCTTCCGCCAGGTTGACCCGCGCGTCCAGGTGAAGTGGCAGGTCAAGGACGGCGAGCGAGTCAGCGCCGACCAGACCCTGTTCACCCTCGAAGGCCCGGCCCGCGCCCTGCTCACCGGCGAGCGCAGCGCCCTGAACTTCCTCCAGCTGCTTTCCGGCACCGCCACCCGCGCGCGCCACTACGCCGACCTGGTCGACGGCACCGGCGTGAAGCTGCTCGACACCCGCAAGACCCTGCCCGGCCTGCGCCTGGCGCAGAAGTACGCGATCACCTGCGGCGGCTGCCACAACCACCGCATCGGCCTGTACGACGCCTTCCTGATCAAGGAAAACCACATCGCCGCCTGCGGCGGCATCGCCCAGGCCATCACCGAGGCCCACCGCATCGCCCCGGGCAAGCCGGTGGAGATCGAAGTGGAAGACCTCGCCGAGCTGCGCCAGGCCCTGGACGCCGGCGCCGACATCATCATGCTCGACGAGCTGAGCCTGGATGACATGCGCACCGCCGTCGCTCTCACGGCCGGTCGCGCCAAGCTGGAAGCCTCCGGCGGCATCACCGAGGCGACCCTGCGCACCGTCGCCGAGACCGGTGTGGACTACATCTCCATCGGCACCCTGACCAAGGACGTGAAGGCGCTGGATCTGTCGATGCGCTTGAGCCTGTAA
- a CDS encoding DUF1631 domain-containing protein, producing MQKDANANVVPLNKPAASEQSPNSFAGRLPAALVSVRDKVAIQLRQAMQALFDNADDTLFEMADRASNNTEQSAYFEAMRDLRLKRKSIERGFLQKVFEQFASLGQYEIGRSSPLESVSYDNLSLVQNDELEEAVALDAMVGKVMSRDGVALGHLTTRLNKLVSKKVEDKTNPLGPRLLSEAFLEACQGLGVEIKVKLIILKLFDKYVLAEAEQLYAEANQTLIALGVLPELKNVPLRRPPQRSAPSQAASAAPVAGAVEQTGTQYLDSESQAAFAALQDLLSQVRGSTVAPSRAVPADAVPITSNDLMRLLSHLQSHLPAQTIDEIDVRQHLDHLLTRVSSKSGRSRVVGQVDEDVINLVSMLFEFILDDRTLPDSLKALIGRMQIPMLKVAVLDKTFFSRGSHPARRLLNEIASAALGWAEQTDGQRDYLYQKIEQVVMRLLNDFVDDPAIFSELLDEFIAFTGDERRRSDLLEQRTRDAEEGRARAELARQDVEQVLNERLLGRTLPEVVVRLLQEAWSKVLLLTCLKHGTASTEWESALATMDDLIWSVEPHEDPDSRLRLLEMVPQLLKSLREGLASAAFDPFSTGEFFSRLEGLHVQAFQRYKQAEERRAAALDDDLPLLDEPLEATAEVTSAALQPAMVAVVAEIVLATPDEVRAEESEQVLADDDESLRRVDDLRVGSWVEIQEDEEHKLRCKLAAVIRPSCRYIFVNRTGMKVLEKTRMGLALEFHRNAVRLLDDALLFDRALESVIGNLRRLKNA from the coding sequence ATGCAGAAGGATGCGAACGCGAACGTAGTGCCGCTGAACAAGCCGGCAGCTTCCGAACAGTCGCCGAATTCGTTCGCCGGGCGTTTGCCGGCGGCGCTGGTCAGTGTGCGCGACAAAGTCGCCATCCAGCTGCGTCAGGCCATGCAGGCGCTGTTCGACAACGCCGACGATACCCTGTTCGAGATGGCGGATCGCGCCTCCAACAACACCGAGCAGAGCGCCTATTTCGAAGCCATGCGCGACCTGCGCCTCAAGCGCAAGAGCATCGAACGCGGCTTCCTGCAGAAAGTCTTCGAGCAATTCGCCAGTCTCGGTCAATACGAGATCGGCAGGTCGTCGCCGTTGGAGTCCGTCTCCTACGACAATCTCAGCCTGGTCCAGAACGATGAGCTGGAGGAGGCTGTGGCGCTGGATGCCATGGTCGGCAAGGTCATGAGCCGCGATGGTGTGGCGCTGGGGCACCTCACGACCCGCCTCAACAAGCTGGTCAGCAAGAAGGTCGAGGACAAGACCAACCCGCTGGGCCCGCGCCTGCTGAGCGAGGCGTTCCTCGAGGCATGTCAGGGGCTGGGCGTCGAGATCAAGGTCAAGCTGATCATCCTCAAGCTGTTCGACAAGTATGTGCTGGCCGAGGCCGAGCAGCTGTATGCCGAGGCCAACCAGACGCTGATCGCCCTCGGCGTACTGCCGGAACTCAAGAACGTGCCGCTGCGCCGTCCGCCGCAGCGGAGCGCCCCCAGCCAGGCTGCTAGCGCGGCGCCGGTGGCTGGCGCGGTGGAGCAGACCGGCACGCAGTACCTGGACAGCGAGTCCCAGGCGGCTTTCGCGGCCTTGCAGGACCTGCTCTCGCAGGTGCGCGGCAGCACCGTCGCGCCGAGCCGCGCAGTGCCCGCCGACGCGGTGCCGATCACCAGCAACGACCTGATGCGCCTGCTTTCCCACCTGCAATCGCACTTGCCGGCGCAGACCATCGATGAGATTGATGTCCGCCAGCACCTGGATCACCTGCTGACCCGCGTCAGCTCCAAGAGCGGCCGCTCCCGCGTGGTTGGCCAGGTCGACGAGGACGTCATCAACCTCGTCTCCATGCTCTTCGAATTCATTCTCGATGACCGCACCCTGCCGGACTCGCTGAAGGCCCTGATCGGCCGCATGCAGATTCCGATGCTCAAGGTCGCGGTGCTCGACAAGACCTTCTTCAGCCGTGGCAGCCACCCGGCGCGCCGCCTGCTCAACGAGATCGCTTCGGCGGCCCTGGGCTGGGCCGAGCAGACCGACGGCCAGCGTGACTACCTGTACCAGAAGATCGAGCAGGTGGTGATGCGCCTGCTGAACGACTTCGTCGACGACCCGGCGATCTTCTCCGAACTGCTCGACGAGTTCATCGCCTTCACGGGCGACGAGCGCCGTCGCAGCGACCTGCTCGAACAGCGCACCCGCGACGCCGAGGAAGGCCGCGCCCGCGCCGAGCTGGCGCGCCAGGACGTGGAGCAGGTGCTCAATGAGCGTCTGCTGGGCCGCACCCTGCCGGAAGTGGTGGTACGTCTGCTGCAGGAAGCCTGGAGCAAGGTGCTGCTGCTGACCTGCCTCAAGCACGGCACGGCTTCCACCGAGTGGGAGTCCGCGCTGGCCACCATGGACGATCTGATCTGGAGTGTGGAACCCCACGAAGATCCGGATTCGCGCCTGCGCCTGCTGGAGATGGTCCCGCAACTGCTCAAGTCGCTGCGCGAAGGGCTGGCTTCCGCCGCCTTCGATCCGTTCTCCACCGGGGAATTCTTCAGCCGCCTGGAAGGGCTGCACGTACAGGCCTTCCAACGCTACAAGCAGGCTGAAGAGCGCAGGGCGGCCGCTCTGGACGACGATCTGCCGCTGCTCGACGAGCCGCTGGAAGCCACGGCGGAGGTCACCTCGGCCGCGCTGCAGCCGGCGATGGTGGCGGTGGTCGCGGAAATCGTCCTCGCTACGCCTGACGAAGTCCGGGCGGAGGAGTCCGAACAAGTGCTCGCCGATGACGACGAGTCGCTGCGCCGGGTCGACGATCTGCGGGTCGGCAGTTGGGTAGAGATCCAGGAAGACGAAGAGCACAAGCTGCGCTGCAAGCTGGCGGCGGTGATTCGTCCGAGCTGCCGCTACATCTTCGTCAACCGCACCGGCATGAAGGTGCTGGAGAAGACCCGCATGGGCCTGGCCCTGGAGTTCCATCGCAATGCCGTGCGCCTGCTGGACGACGCGCTGTTGTTCGACCGTGCCTTGGAGTCGGTGATCGGCAATCTGCGCCGCCTGAAGAACGCCTGA
- the ampD gene encoding 1,6-anhydro-N-acetylmuramyl-L-alanine amidase AmpD, with the protein MQLDPLTGWCQGAQHCPSPNFNARPDGEVVSLLVIHNISLPPGQFGTCKVQEFFQNRLDADEHPYFASIAVMTVSAHFLIERDGSLFQFVSCNERAWHAGVSRFDGRENCNDFSIGIELEGTDCDPYSDRQYEVLAELTRQLMAGYPAITPARIQGHCDIAPERKTDPGEAFDWARYFAAIGAKESI; encoded by the coding sequence ATGCAGCTCGATCCCCTTACCGGCTGGTGCCAAGGCGCCCAGCATTGCCCCTCGCCGAACTTCAACGCCCGCCCCGACGGCGAGGTGGTGTCGTTGCTGGTGATCCATAACATCAGCCTGCCGCCGGGCCAGTTCGGCACCTGCAAGGTTCAGGAGTTCTTCCAGAACCGTCTCGACGCCGACGAGCATCCCTATTTTGCCAGCATCGCTGTCATGACCGTTTCGGCGCACTTCCTCATCGAGCGCGACGGTTCGCTGTTCCAGTTCGTGTCGTGCAACGAGCGGGCCTGGCATGCCGGCGTGTCGCGCTTCGACGGGCGCGAGAACTGCAATGATTTTTCCATCGGCATCGAACTGGAAGGGACCGACTGCGATCCGTATAGCGATCGCCAGTACGAGGTCCTGGCGGAACTGACCCGGCAACTGATGGCCGGCTATCCGGCCATCACCCCGGCGCGCATCCAGGGGCATTGCGACATCGCCCCCGAGCGCAAGACCGACCCGGGCGAGGCGTTTGACTGGGCCCGCTATTTCGCCGCCATCGGTGCAAAGGAGTCGATATGA
- the ampE gene encoding regulatory signaling modulator protein AmpE, with protein sequence MSFLVLLLVLAVEKLSAWRARLQRDSLWLGWLETVGSVPSLLAKPWLGLLVAVLPPLLLLALLLTLLEPVAYGLLALPVHLLVVVWSLGRGDILRAIGPFRDAWRREDAQGAYHVAERDLGVQADNDDELLAQVQGTLVWQAYQAFFAVIFWYALLGPVAALTYRLLAIAAEQGRHAELRERAVQLRHAFDWLPARALVLSFALVGNFVAVSGSLLHDLLAWDVPAARLLARAGYVAEDFNEGGLGAKGVASLDALWQLLVRSAVLWYAVFAIWTLLL encoded by the coding sequence ATGAGTTTCCTGGTGTTGTTGCTGGTGCTGGCGGTCGAGAAGCTTTCCGCCTGGCGCGCGCGGTTGCAGCGCGACAGCTTGTGGCTTGGCTGGCTGGAGACAGTGGGCAGTGTTCCGTCGCTGCTGGCGAAGCCTTGGCTCGGACTGCTGGTCGCCGTGTTGCCGCCCTTGCTGCTGCTCGCCCTGCTGCTGACCCTGCTGGAGCCCGTCGCCTATGGGCTGCTGGCTTTGCCGGTGCACCTGCTGGTGGTGGTCTGGAGCCTGGGGCGCGGCGACATCCTGCGGGCCATCGGCCCCTTCCGCGATGCCTGGCGCCGCGAGGACGCCCAGGGGGCCTACCACGTCGCCGAGCGCGACCTCGGCGTGCAGGCCGACAACGACGACGAGCTGCTGGCGCAGGTGCAGGGCACGCTGGTGTGGCAGGCTTATCAGGCATTCTTCGCGGTGATCTTCTGGTACGCCTTGCTGGGCCCGGTGGCGGCGCTGACCTACCGCCTGCTGGCCATCGCGGCGGAGCAGGGGCGGCACGCGGAACTGCGCGAGCGCGCCGTCCAGCTGCGCCATGCGTTCGACTGGCTGCCGGCGCGGGCGCTGGTGCTGAGTTTCGCCCTAGTGGGCAACTTCGTCGCCGTCAGCGGCAGCCTGCTGCATGACCTGCTGGCCTGGGACGTGCCCGCTGCCCGGCTGCTGGCGCGTGCCGGCTACGTGGCTGAGGATTTCAATGAAGGCGGGTTGGGTGCCAAGGGCGTCGCCAGCCTGGATGCGCTCTGGCAACTGCTGGTGCGTTCGGCGGTGCTCTGGTACGCCGTGTTCGCCATCTGGACCCTGCTGCTGTAA
- a CDS encoding methyl-accepting chemotaxis protein: MRTVLYPAIALMNRLSFGMKFSLISVLFFLPMLITNFYLVRDSYRQFVSTRAELQSLQLIGDGQQIRRNVEAYNDLLQINSVLGQSSKGSGIDGRVSKVHKELLAQIAALQPVTQDAEQVAEFNTRRDELLSSLKSVESEGSLQSKAATAARMVNQAQVFNKLLLSHGGLSQDDARDVRQLAELITVVTPHITQTLSVGRTIGSSALGQGFLNSASSERFNDLLQDLEKLHVEYGLKLQDALGGSAAAQAALSADAEASRETLKSQGKLFEDKVVMADTLDTPWADFYDQVSRAMDKTYRLDDQVLAFVDHALQERLASKQRQMLLLVVALLVVFLAIGYLYSGFYVSTRTTLKSLGQMMERVASGDMTVTFHAQSRDELGELGQAFNQTVARIHDLIEQVGRTVAEVERQTVRVESVSAESNQAVTGQRNQIEQVATAMNQMAATAQEVARSAAVAVGSAHNVNQETASGRALVASQVGSIQRLAGEIDESVAVINQLAADSASISRVLDVIKGIAEQTNLLALNAAIEAARAGEQGRGFAVVADEVRTLAKRTQQSTEEIEQMIARLQNGVGAAVKAMGSSHHTADGTVSQSEQVQLALENILQAVGAIVDQNQQIAAAAEQQTAVAHDIDQNIVQINQAGERTAEGASETERASRELTGQVVELKRLIGAFRV, encoded by the coding sequence GTGAGGACTGTGCTCTATCCGGCCATCGCGCTGATGAACCGCCTGAGCTTCGGCATGAAGTTCAGCCTGATCAGCGTGCTGTTTTTCCTGCCGATGCTGATCACCAACTTCTACCTGGTGCGCGATTCCTATCGCCAGTTCGTCAGCACCCGCGCCGAACTTCAAAGCCTGCAGCTGATCGGCGATGGCCAGCAGATCCGCCGCAACGTCGAAGCCTATAACGACCTCCTGCAGATCAACAGCGTGCTCGGCCAGTCCAGCAAGGGCAGCGGCATCGATGGGCGCGTCAGCAAGGTGCACAAGGAATTGCTGGCGCAGATCGCCGCGCTGCAGCCGGTCACCCAGGATGCCGAGCAGGTCGCCGAGTTCAACACCCGGCGCGATGAACTGCTCAGCTCCCTCAAGAGCGTGGAGAGCGAAGGCTCGCTGCAGAGCAAGGCAGCCACGGCGGCACGCATGGTCAACCAGGCACAGGTCTTCAACAAGCTGCTGCTGTCCCATGGCGGGCTGAGCCAGGACGACGCCCGCGACGTGCGCCAGCTCGCCGAACTGATCACCGTCGTCACGCCGCACATCACCCAGACCCTCAGTGTGGGCCGCACCATCGGCTCCAGCGCATTGGGCCAGGGCTTCCTCAATTCGGCTTCCAGCGAGCGCTTCAATGACCTGCTGCAGGACCTGGAAAAACTCCACGTCGAATACGGTCTGAAGCTGCAGGACGCCCTGGGTGGCAGCGCTGCCGCCCAGGCCGCGCTGTCCGCCGATGCCGAGGCCAGCCGCGAGACCCTGAAGAGCCAGGGCAAGCTCTTCGAGGACAAGGTGGTGATGGCCGACACCCTCGACACCCCCTGGGCCGATTTCTACGACCAGGTCAGCCGCGCGATGGACAAGACCTACCGCCTCGACGACCAGGTCCTGGCGTTCGTCGATCACGCGCTGCAGGAGCGCCTGGCCAGCAAGCAGCGGCAGATGCTGTTGCTGGTGGTGGCGCTGCTGGTGGTGTTCCTCGCCATCGGCTACCTGTACAGCGGCTTCTACGTGTCCACCCGCACCACCCTCAAGAGCCTGGGGCAGATGATGGAGCGCGTTGCCTCCGGCGACATGACGGTCACCTTCCATGCTCAGAGCCGCGACGAACTCGGCGAGCTGGGGCAGGCGTTCAACCAGACGGTGGCGAGGATTCATGACCTCATCGAGCAGGTCGGGCGCACCGTCGCCGAGGTCGAGCGGCAGACCGTACGGGTCGAGTCGGTGTCCGCCGAGAGCAACCAGGCGGTGACCGGCCAGCGTAACCAGATCGAGCAGGTTGCCACGGCGATGAACCAGATGGCAGCCACTGCGCAGGAGGTCGCACGCAGCGCCGCCGTGGCAGTGGGCAGCGCGCACAACGTCAATCAGGAGACCGCCAGCGGGCGCGCCCTGGTGGCGTCGCAGGTCGGCAGCATCCAGCGCTTGGCCGGCGAGATCGACGAGTCGGTGGCGGTGATCAACCAGCTGGCGGCCGACAGCGCCTCCATCAGCCGCGTGTTGGATGTGATCAAGGGCATCGCCGAGCAGACCAACCTGCTGGCGCTCAACGCCGCCATCGAAGCCGCGCGAGCCGGCGAGCAGGGCCGCGGCTTCGCGGTGGTGGCCGACGAGGTGCGGACGCTGGCCAAGCGCACCCAGCAGTCCACCGAGGAAATCGAGCAGATGATCGCTCGCCTGCAGAATGGCGTCGGCGCGGCGGTGAAGGCGATGGGCAGCAGCCACCACACCGCCGACGGTACCGTGAGCCAGTCGGAGCAGGTGCAGCTGGCGCTGGAGAACATCCTCCAGGCGGTGGGCGCCATCGTCGACCAGAACCAGCAGATCGCCGCCGCCGCCGAGCAGCAGACGGCGGTCGCCCATGACATCGACCAGAACATCGTGCAGATCAACCAGGCCGGCGAGCGTACCGCCGAAGGCGCCAGCGAGACCGAGCGCGCCAGCCGCGAGCTGACCGGGCAGGTGGTCGAGCTCAAGCGCCTGATCGGCGCGTTCCGGGTCTGA
- a CDS encoding TatD family hydrolase — protein sequence MQLIDTHNHLDCPDFADDRQAVLQRSRERGVIRQVLLGVFRENWEDVWTLVEQEPDLYAALGLHPIYLARHRPEHLTALRDWLERLAGHPKLCAVGEIGLDYYLEDLDRDGQQAIFEEQLRTAIDFELPVLLHVRRSHAAVIATLKRFKPRRQGIIHAFAGSREEAREYLKLGFRLGLGGAPTWPQANRLRKVVPEIPLESIVLETDSPDMAPAMYPGQRNSPEHLPEICAALAELKGISPEELASASTRNAMELFGWK from the coding sequence ATGCAGCTGATCGACACCCACAACCATCTCGACTGCCCGGACTTCGCCGACGACCGTCAGGCGGTGCTTCAGCGCAGCCGGGAGCGCGGGGTGATCCGTCAGGTACTGCTGGGGGTATTCCGCGAGAACTGGGAAGACGTCTGGACGCTGGTCGAGCAGGAGCCCGACCTGTATGCCGCCCTCGGCCTGCATCCGATCTATCTGGCGCGCCACCGCCCCGAGCACCTGACGGCGCTGCGGGACTGGCTGGAGCGCCTGGCGGGCCACCCGAAGCTCTGCGCCGTGGGTGAAATCGGCCTGGACTACTACCTGGAAGACCTCGACCGCGACGGTCAGCAGGCAATCTTCGAGGAGCAACTGCGCACGGCCATCGATTTCGAACTGCCAGTACTGCTGCACGTACGCCGCTCCCACGCGGCGGTGATCGCCACCCTCAAGCGCTTCAAGCCCCGGCGCCAGGGCATCATCCATGCCTTCGCCGGCAGCCGCGAGGAGGCCCGCGAATACCTCAAACTGGGCTTTCGCCTGGGGCTGGGCGGCGCACCGACATGGCCGCAGGCCAACCGCCTGCGCAAGGTGGTGCCGGAGATTCCACTGGAATCCATCGTGCTGGAAACCGACTCTCCAGACATGGCGCCGGCCATGTACCCCGGCCAGCGCAACAGCCCCGAACATCTGCCGGAAATCTGCGCGGCGTTGGCCGAGCTCAAGGGCATCAGCCCGGAAGAACTGGCGAGCGCCAGCACGCGCAATGCGATGGAGTTGTTCGGCTGGAAGTGA
- the cra gene encoding catabolite repressor/activator translates to MKLSDIARLAGVSVTTASYVINGKAVQRRISAATVERVRAVIEEHGYHPDQQAASLRRGQTRTLGFVLPDLENPSYAKLAKLLEQGARARGYQLLIASSDDEPDTERQVLNLFRARRCDALIVASCLPGNDDSLARLQGIGVPVIAVDRQLDPQRFCSVVSDDREASQRLTASLLEPVPQSIALLGARSELIISQERAAGFRSALREFKGQVLVEHGETFSRACGRQLMEELLARQGHLPDALITTSYVLLEGVFDVLQALPDGWPAGLRIATFGDTQLLDFVPLKVNAISQQHALIAERALDLALGAIEQNSYTPGVHPVARTLKLRTE, encoded by the coding sequence CTGAAACTCAGTGATATCGCCCGCCTGGCCGGTGTTTCGGTCACCACCGCCAGCTATGTGATCAACGGCAAGGCCGTGCAGCGCCGCATCAGCGCCGCCACGGTGGAGCGCGTGCGCGCGGTGATCGAAGAGCACGGCTACCACCCGGACCAGCAGGCCGCCAGCCTGCGCCGCGGCCAGACACGCACCCTCGGCTTCGTCCTGCCGGACCTGGAAAACCCCAGCTACGCCAAGCTGGCCAAGCTGCTCGAACAGGGCGCCCGGGCCCGTGGCTACCAGCTGCTGATCGCCAGCTCCGACGACGAGCCGGACACCGAGCGCCAGGTACTCAATCTGTTCCGCGCACGGCGTTGCGATGCGCTGATCGTCGCCAGCTGCCTGCCCGGCAACGACGACAGCCTGGCCCGCCTGCAGGGCATCGGCGTGCCGGTGATCGCAGTGGACCGCCAGCTCGATCCGCAGCGTTTCTGCTCGGTGGTCAGCGACGACCGCGAGGCCAGCCAGCGCCTTACGGCCAGCCTGCTCGAACCCGTGCCGCAGAGCATCGCCCTGCTCGGCGCGCGTTCGGAGCTGATCATCAGCCAGGAGCGCGCGGCGGGCTTCCGCAGCGCGTTGCGCGAGTTCAAGGGGCAGGTCCTCGTCGAGCACGGCGAAACCTTCAGCCGAGCCTGTGGCCGCCAACTGATGGAAGAATTGCTGGCACGCCAGGGCCACTTGCCCGACGCGCTGATCACCACTTCCTACGTGCTGCTCGAAGGCGTGTTCGACGTACTCCAGGCGCTGCCCGACGGCTGGCCGGCGGGGCTGCGCATCGCCACCTTCGGCGATACGCAACTGCTGGACTTCGTCCCGCTGAAGGTCAACGCGATCTCCCAGCAGCACGCCCTGATCGCCGAGCGCGCCCTGGACCTGGCACTGGGCGCCATCGAGCAGAACAGCTACACCCCCGGCGTCCATCCGGTGGCGCGCACTCTGAAGCTACGCACGGAGTGA